The following are encoded together in the Oreochromis niloticus isolate F11D_XX linkage group LG12, O_niloticus_UMD_NMBU, whole genome shotgun sequence genome:
- the smarcad1a gene encoding SWI/SNF-related matrix-associated actin-dependent regulator of chromatin subfamily A containing DEAD/H box 1A isoform X1: MSLFNLDRFRFEGRPCSKDQVNGSKSLESEKENKPARTKPVKAPPKSHARGVVFEEVFTVDLEEDEVISEPKTKISLTKKSNKPAGKASQTVVLDDTDNELDDKLNRLIEMFPQLTRPDALEIVESTSTLDGAVAACLLKYGDKEAPSQSRKRKQDGSSSSKDSVEIQPSKKTKPSAASDEEEDEDKELSWEKQESMVRRLQKKFPDQDKVELRMVLQEHDWNFEDALQVLQMFTDTDNTSFSSHGSEGKVSSKSKKKDKSKRKLSHQEDQKNGEKRQDYEEFEDHVSETEDDSTDDSDNTKDSEDDSDLEDNEDSKKKSATLSSWIVKKSGPAASSSSANKTTTSSSLKPSSSLKPSSSLKPSSSLKPSSSLKPSSSSSAAQTLSRFASGTSIAKKQAAERKRKARASDEHVSSEGENDYEDTVSSEFEDSDDELDSNVGMTEVKKEILAFFRDASLDELSLMSGCSIKKAQKIVELRPFNSWKSLVEALNKNNGLSEDLLLGCRVVLKERKVVLGLMSKCETISSKMVKQVTQVMEKGTGAMKQPRVLNTQFQLKPYQLIGLKWLLLLHEHKLSGILADEMGLGKTIQAIAFLAQLYQNGIEGPHLITVPSSTLDNWVREMKLWCPDLKVLVYYGSIEDRRYLKHDILNGDVDFNVIVTTYNLAIGNDSDRSLFRKLQLKYAIFDEGHMLKNMNSLRYRHLMAINTEHRLLLTGTPLQNNLLELMSLLNFIMPSMFSSSTTQLSKMFSMKSHEEQSRFERDRISQAKLIMKPFILRRLKSEVLQQLPAKEEKVEFCSMSEKQQGLYQNLFQKLKSTTNGEKRELCNVMMQLRKMANHPLLHRQYYTTEKLKAMSKLMLKEPTHFDADPVLIQEDMEVMSDFELHRLCQQYSTISSYQLENDLLFDSGKFHHLTKLLASLKEKGDRVVLFSQFTMMLDIVEVLLKHLMHRYIRLDGSTPIADRIVLIDEFNTDPDIFVFLLSTRAGGLGINLTSANVVILHDIDCNPYNDKQAEDRCHRVGQTRTVQVIKLISKDTIEDCILQLGNKKLKLEQDMTSSEQSVEGTIPEDMASLIKASLGL; this comes from the exons ATGAGTCTCTTCAATTTAGACCGGTTCCGTTTTGAGGGGAGGCCATGCAGCAAGGACCAGGTTAACGGGTCAAAAAGTCTTGAGTCTGAAAAGGAGAACAAGCCAG cccGGACAAAGCCTGTCAAAGCCCCACCAAAATCCCACGCCCGAGGAGTTGTTTTTGAGGAAGTCTTTACTGTTGATTTAGAGGAGGATGAAGTCATTTCTGAACCAAAGACCAAGATATctttaacaaaaaaatccaA CAAGCCTGCTGGTAAAGCATCCCAAACTGTAGTGCTGGATGATACGGACAATGAATTGGATGACAAATTGAACAGGCTAATAGAGATGTTTCCTCAGCTGACAAGACCGGATGCGCTGGAG ATTGTTGAAAGTACAAGCACACTGGATGGGGCTGTAGCTGCTTGCCTTTTAAAATATGGTGATAAAGAAG CCCCGAGTCAAAGCAGGAAGAGAAAGCAGGATGGAAGCAGCAGCTCTAAAGACAGTGTTGAGATTCAACCTAGCAAGAAGACAAAACCATCAGCG GCCTCTGATGAGGAAGAAGATGAGGACAAAGAGCTGAGCTGGGAGAAGCAGGAATCTATGGTCAGAAGACTGCAGAAGAAATTTCCTGACCAGGATAAGGTG GAGCTAAGGATGGTGCTGCAGGAGCATGACTGGAATTTTGAAGATGCTCTGCAGGTCCTACAGATGTTCACAGACACAG ATAATACAAGTTTCAGCTCGCATGGGTCAGAAGGAAAGGTATCCAGCAAATCAAAGAAGAAAGACAAGTCAAAGAGAAAGCTGAGCCACCAAGAAGACCAGAAAAATGGTGAAAAGAGGCAAGATTATGAGGAGTTTGAAGACCATGTCAGCGAAACGGAGGATGACAGTACAGATGATTCTGATAATACAAAGGACAGTGAAGATGATTCTGACTTGGAAGACAACGAAGACTCCAAAAAGAAAAGTGCCACTCTGTCTTCTTGGATTGTAAAAAAATCTGGTCCAGCGGCTTCATCGTCCTCTGCCAACAAAACTACTACCTCTTCCTCGCTGAAGCCCTCTTCCTCGCTGAAGCCCTCTTCCTCGCTGAAGCCCTCTTCCTCGCTGAAGCCCTCTTCCTCGCTGAAGccctcttcctcttcatctGCTGCCCAGACTTTGTCCAGATTTGCCAGTGGGACCAGCATAGCTAAGAAGCAGGcggcagagagaaagaggaaggcGCGTGCCTCAGATGAACATGTCAGTTCAGAGGGCGAAAACGACTATGAAGACACAGTAAGCAGCGAGTTTGAGGATTCAGATGATGAGCTGGACTCTAACGTAGGCATGACAGAAGTGAAGAAGGAGATTCTTGCATTCTTCCGGGATGCATCATTAGACGAACTGTCACTAATGTCCGGGTGCTCCATTAAAAAGGCACAGAAAATTGTGGAACTGAGACCCTTTAACAGCTGGAAAAGCTTG GTTGAAGCTCTCAATAAGAACAATGGACTTTCAGAAGACTTGCTGCTGGGCTGCAGAGTCGTCCTCAAGGAGAGGAAGGTTGTCCTGGGGCTGATGTCCAAATGTGAGACGATTTCATCAAAAATGGTCAAACAAGTCACTCAAGTGATGGAGAAAGGGACAGGAGCCATGAAACAGCCCAGAGTGCTCAACACTCA GTTCCAGCTGAAACCCTATCAGCTAATTGGGCTAAAGTGGCTGCTGCTTCTTCACGAACACAAATTGAGCGGTATCCTCGCTGATGAAATG ggtttagggaAAACTATCCAGGCTATAGCATTTCTAGCTCAGCTGTACCAGAATGGTATTGAAGGGCCTCACCTCATCACTGTGCCTTCTTCTACACTGG ATAACTGGGTCAGAGAGATGAAACTCTGGTGTCCAGATCTCAAAGTTCTCGTCTATTATG GATCTATAGAAGATCGTCGCTACCTCAAACATGACATCCTGAATGGAGATGTTGACTTCAATGTCATTGTGACCAC ttaTAACTTGGCAATAGGAAACGACAGCGACCGCAGCCTATTTCGTAAGCTGCAGCTGAAATATGCCATTTTTGATGAAGGCCACATGCTGAAGAACATGAACTCTTTGCGCTATCGGCATCTTATGGCTATTAAT ACAGAGCATCGCTTGCTGCTGACAGGAACTCCGTTACAGAACAACCTCTTAGAGCTGATGTCTCTGCTGAACTTCATCATGCCATCTATGTTCTCCAGCTCCACTACCCAGCTCTCAAAAATGTTTTCTATG AAATCACATGAAGAGCAGAGTCGTTTCGAGAGGGATCGTATTTCTCAGGCCAAACTCATCATGAAACCTTTCATCCTCCGACGGCTCAAGAGCGAG GTCCTTCAGCAGCTTCCAGCAAAGGAAGAGAAGGTGGAGTTCTGCTCAATGAGTGAGAAACAGCAGGGTCTGTACCAGAACCTCTTTCAGAAACTCAAATCCACCACGAATGGCGAAA AGCGAGAGTTGTGTAATGTGATGATGCAGCTGAGGAAGATGGCCAACCACCCTCTGCTTCATAGACAGTACTACACCACTGAAAAACTAAAAGCCATGAGCAAGCTTATGCTCAAG GAGCCAACACACTTTGATGCAGATCCTGTTCTGATACAGGAGGACATGGAGGTGATGTCAGATTTTGAGCTGCATCGTCTGTGCCAGCAGTACTCGACCATCAGCTCCTACCAGCTTGAAAATGATCTCCTGTTTGACTCTGGAAAATTCCACCACCTTACAAAGCTGCTGGCCTCACTTAAAGAGAAG GGGGACCGAGTGGTATTATTCAGTCAGTTCACCATGATGCTTGATATTGTGGAAGTGCTGCTGAAACATCTTATGCATCGTTACATCAGGCTGGATGGATCCACACCCATAGCGGACAG GATTGTGTTGATTGATGAGTTCAACACAGACCCTGACATATTTGTGTTCCTGCTGTCAACCCGTGCTGGCGGCCTCGGCATAAACCTGACCTCAGCTAACGTTGTCATCCTACATGACATCGACTGCAATCCCTACAATGACAAACAAGCAGAGGACAGGTGTCACCGTGTGGGCCAGACCAG AACTGTACAGGTGATTAAGCTGATCAGTAAGGACACTATAGAGGACTGCATCCTGCAACTGGGCAACAAGAAACTAAAGCTGGAGCAGGACATGACCTCATCTGAACAAA GTGTTGAGGGGACCATACCTGAGGATATGGCATCTTTGATCAAAGCCTCACTGGGACTGTGA
- the smarcad1a gene encoding SWI/SNF-related matrix-associated actin-dependent regulator of chromatin subfamily A containing DEAD/H box 1A isoform X2 — protein sequence MFPQLTRPDALEIVESTSTLDGAVAACLLKYGDKEAPSQSRKRKQDGSSSSKDSVEIQPSKKTKPSAASDEEEDEDKELSWEKQESMVRRLQKKFPDQDKVELRMVLQEHDWNFEDALQVLQMFTDTDNTSFSSHGSEGKVSSKSKKKDKSKRKLSHQEDQKNGEKRQDYEEFEDHVSETEDDSTDDSDNTKDSEDDSDLEDNEDSKKKSATLSSWIVKKSGPAASSSSANKTTTSSSLKPSSSLKPSSSLKPSSSLKPSSSLKPSSSSSAAQTLSRFASGTSIAKKQAAERKRKARASDEHVSSEGENDYEDTVSSEFEDSDDELDSNVGMTEVKKEILAFFRDASLDELSLMSGCSIKKAQKIVELRPFNSWKSLVEALNKNNGLSEDLLLGCRVVLKERKVVLGLMSKCETISSKMVKQVTQVMEKGTGAMKQPRVLNTQFQLKPYQLIGLKWLLLLHEHKLSGILADEMGLGKTIQAIAFLAQLYQNGIEGPHLITVPSSTLDNWVREMKLWCPDLKVLVYYGSIEDRRYLKHDILNGDVDFNVIVTTYNLAIGNDSDRSLFRKLQLKYAIFDEGHMLKNMNSLRYRHLMAINTEHRLLLTGTPLQNNLLELMSLLNFIMPSMFSSSTTQLSKMFSMKSHEEQSRFERDRISQAKLIMKPFILRRLKSEVLQQLPAKEEKVEFCSMSEKQQGLYQNLFQKLKSTTNGEKRELCNVMMQLRKMANHPLLHRQYYTTEKLKAMSKLMLKEPTHFDADPVLIQEDMEVMSDFELHRLCQQYSTISSYQLENDLLFDSGKFHHLTKLLASLKEKGDRVVLFSQFTMMLDIVEVLLKHLMHRYIRLDGSTPIADRIVLIDEFNTDPDIFVFLLSTRAGGLGINLTSANVVILHDIDCNPYNDKQAEDRCHRVGQTRTVQVIKLISKDTIEDCILQLGNKKLKLEQDMTSSEQSVEGTIPEDMASLIKASLGL from the exons ATGTTTCCTCAGCTGACAAGACCGGATGCGCTGGAG ATTGTTGAAAGTACAAGCACACTGGATGGGGCTGTAGCTGCTTGCCTTTTAAAATATGGTGATAAAGAAG CCCCGAGTCAAAGCAGGAAGAGAAAGCAGGATGGAAGCAGCAGCTCTAAAGACAGTGTTGAGATTCAACCTAGCAAGAAGACAAAACCATCAGCG GCCTCTGATGAGGAAGAAGATGAGGACAAAGAGCTGAGCTGGGAGAAGCAGGAATCTATGGTCAGAAGACTGCAGAAGAAATTTCCTGACCAGGATAAGGTG GAGCTAAGGATGGTGCTGCAGGAGCATGACTGGAATTTTGAAGATGCTCTGCAGGTCCTACAGATGTTCACAGACACAG ATAATACAAGTTTCAGCTCGCATGGGTCAGAAGGAAAGGTATCCAGCAAATCAAAGAAGAAAGACAAGTCAAAGAGAAAGCTGAGCCACCAAGAAGACCAGAAAAATGGTGAAAAGAGGCAAGATTATGAGGAGTTTGAAGACCATGTCAGCGAAACGGAGGATGACAGTACAGATGATTCTGATAATACAAAGGACAGTGAAGATGATTCTGACTTGGAAGACAACGAAGACTCCAAAAAGAAAAGTGCCACTCTGTCTTCTTGGATTGTAAAAAAATCTGGTCCAGCGGCTTCATCGTCCTCTGCCAACAAAACTACTACCTCTTCCTCGCTGAAGCCCTCTTCCTCGCTGAAGCCCTCTTCCTCGCTGAAGCCCTCTTCCTCGCTGAAGCCCTCTTCCTCGCTGAAGccctcttcctcttcatctGCTGCCCAGACTTTGTCCAGATTTGCCAGTGGGACCAGCATAGCTAAGAAGCAGGcggcagagagaaagaggaaggcGCGTGCCTCAGATGAACATGTCAGTTCAGAGGGCGAAAACGACTATGAAGACACAGTAAGCAGCGAGTTTGAGGATTCAGATGATGAGCTGGACTCTAACGTAGGCATGACAGAAGTGAAGAAGGAGATTCTTGCATTCTTCCGGGATGCATCATTAGACGAACTGTCACTAATGTCCGGGTGCTCCATTAAAAAGGCACAGAAAATTGTGGAACTGAGACCCTTTAACAGCTGGAAAAGCTTG GTTGAAGCTCTCAATAAGAACAATGGACTTTCAGAAGACTTGCTGCTGGGCTGCAGAGTCGTCCTCAAGGAGAGGAAGGTTGTCCTGGGGCTGATGTCCAAATGTGAGACGATTTCATCAAAAATGGTCAAACAAGTCACTCAAGTGATGGAGAAAGGGACAGGAGCCATGAAACAGCCCAGAGTGCTCAACACTCA GTTCCAGCTGAAACCCTATCAGCTAATTGGGCTAAAGTGGCTGCTGCTTCTTCACGAACACAAATTGAGCGGTATCCTCGCTGATGAAATG ggtttagggaAAACTATCCAGGCTATAGCATTTCTAGCTCAGCTGTACCAGAATGGTATTGAAGGGCCTCACCTCATCACTGTGCCTTCTTCTACACTGG ATAACTGGGTCAGAGAGATGAAACTCTGGTGTCCAGATCTCAAAGTTCTCGTCTATTATG GATCTATAGAAGATCGTCGCTACCTCAAACATGACATCCTGAATGGAGATGTTGACTTCAATGTCATTGTGACCAC ttaTAACTTGGCAATAGGAAACGACAGCGACCGCAGCCTATTTCGTAAGCTGCAGCTGAAATATGCCATTTTTGATGAAGGCCACATGCTGAAGAACATGAACTCTTTGCGCTATCGGCATCTTATGGCTATTAAT ACAGAGCATCGCTTGCTGCTGACAGGAACTCCGTTACAGAACAACCTCTTAGAGCTGATGTCTCTGCTGAACTTCATCATGCCATCTATGTTCTCCAGCTCCACTACCCAGCTCTCAAAAATGTTTTCTATG AAATCACATGAAGAGCAGAGTCGTTTCGAGAGGGATCGTATTTCTCAGGCCAAACTCATCATGAAACCTTTCATCCTCCGACGGCTCAAGAGCGAG GTCCTTCAGCAGCTTCCAGCAAAGGAAGAGAAGGTGGAGTTCTGCTCAATGAGTGAGAAACAGCAGGGTCTGTACCAGAACCTCTTTCAGAAACTCAAATCCACCACGAATGGCGAAA AGCGAGAGTTGTGTAATGTGATGATGCAGCTGAGGAAGATGGCCAACCACCCTCTGCTTCATAGACAGTACTACACCACTGAAAAACTAAAAGCCATGAGCAAGCTTATGCTCAAG GAGCCAACACACTTTGATGCAGATCCTGTTCTGATACAGGAGGACATGGAGGTGATGTCAGATTTTGAGCTGCATCGTCTGTGCCAGCAGTACTCGACCATCAGCTCCTACCAGCTTGAAAATGATCTCCTGTTTGACTCTGGAAAATTCCACCACCTTACAAAGCTGCTGGCCTCACTTAAAGAGAAG GGGGACCGAGTGGTATTATTCAGTCAGTTCACCATGATGCTTGATATTGTGGAAGTGCTGCTGAAACATCTTATGCATCGTTACATCAGGCTGGATGGATCCACACCCATAGCGGACAG GATTGTGTTGATTGATGAGTTCAACACAGACCCTGACATATTTGTGTTCCTGCTGTCAACCCGTGCTGGCGGCCTCGGCATAAACCTGACCTCAGCTAACGTTGTCATCCTACATGACATCGACTGCAATCCCTACAATGACAAACAAGCAGAGGACAGGTGTCACCGTGTGGGCCAGACCAG AACTGTACAGGTGATTAAGCTGATCAGTAAGGACACTATAGAGGACTGCATCCTGCAACTGGGCAACAAGAAACTAAAGCTGGAGCAGGACATGACCTCATCTGAACAAA GTGTTGAGGGGACCATACCTGAGGATATGGCATCTTTGATCAAAGCCTCACTGGGACTGTGA
- the prf1.5 gene encoding perforin 1.5, with protein sequence MCAGGYQQRHIFLFMLALPIMLEDCRVQACRSGTGSQCEKAPFVPGHNLAGEGFDVVRMRRTGAYVINVKAHLADNHTCTLCPNRFQKGEIQRLPASVLDWRPFSRCSKQLSSALHHSVDSLLRSSNSLVNNNWDLGLSLDNIGKAVLGGSRSDLAKFARSQHSVDKATFAIHEISCTYYSYRLADHPPLSAEFTKHLKRLPQSLNTSQNRALYRRLIDTYGTHYIHQVQLGGKVRRITAFRTCLATLKGFSEAEIKNCLNVELRMALGFLPANASFSNRCDSLLKGNMSMGFYQGFMTHKIEVTGGERYFPDILYQQDPSEAYHSWMNSLHDNPDVVSYAIFPLHHLVEDSQISANLIRTVSEYIKENQLKEDQLGFKNCSPTPNLDHNCCPLRAGRGTLQLEIHRAAGLRADTFTKTDAYVKIFYNGIYEETDTVMDDNDPIWNATYDFGSVELGQELRFEVWDRDVLYNDIAGRCIVFPERGTHSLSCQLRKGVLYFTYRIKCDAHLTGYRCGRYSPNAE encoded by the exons ATGTGTGCAGGAGGATACCAGCAGAGACATATTTTCCTGTTTATGTTGGCTTTGCCAATTATGCTGGAAGACTGCAGGGTCCAGGCCTGTCGGAGTGGCACAGGGTCACAGTGTGAGAAAGCTCCTTTTGTACCGGGCCACAATCTGGCTGGAGAAGGCTTTGACGTGGTGCGGATGCGTCGGACAGGAGCATATGTCATCAATGTCAAAGCCCACCTAGCTGACAACCACACCTGTACACTGTGTCCGAACCGATTCCAAAAAGGAGAG ATTCAGAGACTCCCAGCTTCAGTGCTTGACTGGCGTCCCTTCAGCCGCTGCTCTAAGCAGCTTTCCAGTGCACTTCACCACTCTGTGGACTCCCTGCTGCGCAGCTCCAACTCGCTGGTTAACAACAACTGGGATTTGGGTTTGAGCCTTGACAACATTGGAAAGGCAGTTCTGGGAGGAAGCCGCTCAGATTTAGCAAAGTTTGCACGTTCGCAGCACAGTGTGGACAAAGCCACTTTTGCCATTCATGAAATCAGTTGCACCTATTACAG ctacAGGCTGGCTGATCATCCACCGCTGAGTGCAGAGTTCACAAAGCATCTCAAGAGACTCCCACAGAGTTTAAACACAAGCCAGAACAGAGCCCTATACAGACGGCTAATAGACACTTATGGAACACACTATATACACCAG GTCCAGCTCGGTGGTAAGGTGAGGCGAATCACTGCCTTCAGGACCTGCCTGGCCACCCTGAAGGGCTTTTCAGAGGCAGAGATCAAAAACTGCCTGAATGTTGAACTCCGTATGGCATTGGGTTTCCTCCCTGCCAATGCATCTTTCTCCAACAGGTGTGACAGCCTCCTTAAAGGCAACATGAGCATGGGCTTTTACCAAGGCTTCATGACCCATAAGATTGAGGTTACTGGAGGAGAGAGGTACTTCCCTGACATCCTCTACCAGCAGGACCCATCTGAAGCCTACCACAGCTGGATGAACAGCCTTCATGACAACCCCGATGTGGTTTCTTATGCCATCTTCCCTCTGCATCACTTGGTGGAGGATTCACAAATCAGCGCTAATCTGATCAGGACTGTCTCAGAGTACATAAAAGAGAACCAGCTGAAGGAAGACCAACTTGGTTTCAAGAACTGCTCACCGACTCCCAACCTGGACCATAATTGTTGCCCTTTAAGGGCTGGTAGAGGAACTCTCCAACTGGAGATTCACAGAGCTGCAGGCCTGAGGGCAGACACCTTCACAAAAACAGATGCCTATGTGAAGATCTTCTACAATGGCATATATGAAGAGACTGACACGGTGATGGATGACAATGACCCGATATGGAATGCCACctatgactttggctcagtggaACTGGGTCAGGAGTTGAGGTTTGAAGTCTGGGATAGGGACGTGCTCTACAATGATATTGCAGGGAGGTGTATTGTGTTTCCAGAGCGAGGAACTCATTCCTTAAGCTGTCAGCTGCGCAAAGGAGTTCTCTATTTCACCTACAGAATCAAATGTGATGCTCACTTGACAGGATATAGGTGTGGACGATACTCCCCCAATGCTGAGTAG